A single window of Candidatus Dadabacteria bacterium DNA harbors:
- a CDS encoding DNA-3-methyladenine glycosylase I, whose product MRRCPWCEKTDIERDYHDREWGVPVFSDAKQFEFLVLESAQAGLSWLTVLRKRENYRRLYDGFDPEKVARYGEGKIRELMSDDGIIRNRRKIDASINNAARFLEIRDEFGSFSDYLWGFAGGVPVTNSWEKMSEVPASTELSVTVSSDLKKRGFRFMGPTIVYAHLQATGVINDHLVSCFRYEEILGLSKGIK is encoded by the coding sequence ATGCGCAGATGTCCATGGTGCGAGAAAACAGATATTGAGAGGGATTACCACGACAGGGAATGGGGAGTGCCGGTCTTCTCCGATGCGAAGCAGTTTGAGTTTCTGGTTCTCGAATCCGCCCAGGCAGGCCTCAGCTGGCTTACCGTTCTTCGCAAGAGGGAGAACTACAGGCGTCTTTACGACGGGTTCGATCCGGAAAAAGTTGCCCGCTACGGGGAGGGAAAGATACGGGAACTCATGTCTGATGACGGAATAATACGCAACCGAAGGAAAATAGATGCGTCGATAAACAACGCCGCGCGCTTTCTCGAGATACGGGATGAATTCGGGAGCTTCTCAGATTACCTGTGGGGGTTTGCCGGCGGAGTTCCGGTTACGAACAGCTGGGAGAAGATGTCGGAAGTGCCCGCCTCGACGGAACTTTCAGTGACGGTGAGCAGCGACCTTAAAAAAAGGGGCTTCCGCTTCATGGGGCCCACTATCGTCTATGCGCATCTTCAGGCTACAGGGGTGATTAACGACCATCTTGTCTCGTGTTTTCGCTACGAAGAGATTCTGGGCTTAAGCAAGGGAATCAAATAG
- the trxB gene encoding thioredoxin-disulfide reductase, with protein MKESYKVVIMGSGPAGLTAALYTARANLEPLVFEGPEAGGQLTTTTDVENFPGFPNGIMGPELMDLMREQSERFGAQCVQKVVTAVDFSKRPFLVSTEDEQILASTFIISSGATARMLGLPSERELVGYGVSTCATCDGFFFRDKELVVVGGGDSAMEESIFLTKFATRVTVVHRRDKLRASVIMQQRARENEKIDFIWNGVVEDVLGSREDGVTGVRIKDVATGESYLKECQGMFVAIGHTPNSEIFKGQLEMDDNGYLITNNGTSETSVAGVFAAGDIQDTRYKQAITAAGSGCMAAMDAEKFIEEHGLSVS; from the coding sequence CTGAAAGAAAGCTACAAGGTGGTCATCATGGGTTCCGGCCCTGCGGGGCTGACCGCGGCTCTCTACACGGCACGAGCGAATCTAGAGCCGCTTGTATTTGAAGGTCCGGAAGCCGGAGGGCAGCTTACCACGACTACCGATGTTGAGAATTTCCCAGGGTTTCCAAACGGAATCATGGGTCCTGAGCTTATGGATCTTATGAGGGAGCAGTCCGAACGTTTCGGGGCACAGTGCGTACAGAAGGTCGTAACTGCCGTCGATTTTTCCAAAAGGCCGTTTCTCGTGTCGACGGAAGACGAGCAGATACTTGCCTCAACATTCATTATTTCCTCGGGTGCCACGGCAAGGATGCTCGGCCTGCCTTCCGAACGTGAGCTTGTGGGTTACGGGGTTTCCACATGCGCCACATGCGACGGATTTTTTTTCAGGGATAAGGAGCTTGTGGTCGTCGGGGGAGGCGACAGCGCCATGGAAGAATCCATCTTCCTTACCAAGTTCGCAACCCGGGTTACGGTGGTTCACAGACGCGACAAGCTCAGAGCGTCGGTGATAATGCAGCAGCGTGCCAGAGAAAACGAAAAAATAGATTTTATATGGAACGGTGTCGTTGAAGATGTTCTGGGTTCAAGGGAGGACGGAGTAACTGGGGTGCGGATAAAGGATGTCGCGACCGGGGAGAGTTACCTTAAGGAGTGTCAGGGCATGTTCGTAGCGATCGGGCACACTCCCAACAGCGAGATTTTCAAGGGACAGCTTGAAATGGACGATAACGGTTACCTGATTACCAATAACGGTACTTCCGAAACAAGTGTCGCCGGCGTTTTTGCCGCCGGAGACATACAAGATACAAGATACAAACAGGCTATAACGGCGGCGGGAAGCGGGTGCATGGCGGCTATGGACGCGGAAAAGTTCATAGAAGAGCATGGACTTTCCGTGTCTTAG
- a CDS encoding NAD(P)-binding domain-containing protein: MRKFDVVVVGAGPAGIGVAAMLKDLGIKQMIVLEREEVGATFEKWPKEMQLITPSFTTNFYGHLDLNAVISGTSPAYMLRKEHPTGKEYALYLKTVSEYFDLPVMEHTNVEKVLYSEGSFKVHITEQKPIESRFLIWAGGEFQYPNTNSIPGAELCLHNSQVESWEDVKGDEIYIIGGYESGIDAAVHLSRLGKKVRVLDRDARWSKETTDPSENLSPFTLERLKQEIIYNRIELVGKSMVREIKLKQDKYLIYVRGKSSPYQSATPPILATGFKSSLVVIKNLFDWEKDKAYCLLNEQDESTKTPGLFLVGPQVRHDDLIFCFIYKYRQRFGVVANAIGKRLGMDTTLIESYRNEGLYLDDLSCCGEECVC, translated from the coding sequence ATGAGAAAATTTGATGTTGTGGTTGTTGGAGCCGGTCCGGCAGGGATAGGGGTTGCTGCCATGCTTAAGGATTTGGGTATAAAGCAAATGATTGTTCTTGAAAGAGAAGAAGTCGGTGCGACTTTCGAGAAATGGCCGAAGGAAATGCAGCTCATAACCCCTTCATTTACAACTAATTTTTATGGTCATCTTGACCTTAATGCTGTTATATCCGGAACCTCGCCTGCATACATGCTTCGAAAAGAACACCCTACCGGCAAGGAGTATGCTCTGTATTTAAAAACTGTATCAGAATATTTTGATTTGCCGGTTATGGAACATACAAATGTGGAGAAGGTACTTTATTCTGAAGGCTCTTTTAAGGTTCACATTACTGAACAAAAGCCGATAGAATCCCGCTTTTTGATCTGGGCGGGCGGAGAATTTCAATACCCGAATACAAATTCTATTCCAGGTGCTGAATTGTGTCTGCACAACAGCCAAGTGGAAAGCTGGGAAGACGTTAAAGGCGATGAAATTTACATTATTGGCGGTTATGAGAGTGGAATTGATGCGGCCGTCCACTTAAGTCGATTGGGCAAAAAGGTTCGTGTATTAGACCGCGATGCGCGTTGGAGTAAAGAAACAACTGACCCAAGTGAAAACTTATCGCCTTTTACGTTGGAGAGGTTGAAGCAGGAAATAATTTATAACAGGATTGAGCTTGTTGGTAAATCCATGGTTAGGGAGATAAAGCTGAAGCAGGACAAGTATTTGATTTATGTCAGAGGCAAATCATCACCTTATCAAAGTGCCACACCACCCATTTTGGCAACAGGGTTTAAAAGCAGTTTAGTCGTCATTAAAAACTTGTTTGATTGGGAGAAAGATAAAGCTTATTGCTTGCTGAATGAGCAGGATGAATCAACTAAAACTCCTGGATTGTTTCTCGTTGGTCCACAAGTTCGCCATGATGATCTTATTTTTTGTTTTATCTATAAGTATCGGCAGAGGTTTGGTGTTGTCGCTAATGCAATTGGAAAACGATTGGGTATGGATACAACGCTGATTGAGTCGTATCGTAATGAAGGTCTCTACCTAGATGATTTGAGCTGTTGCGGAGAGGAGTGTGTTTGCTGA
- a CDS encoding mannose-1-phosphate guanylyltransferase/mannose-6-phosphate isomerase produces the protein MPKENLYCLILAGGRGTRLWPLSRRSLPKQFLTVDGDESLLLATLKRAARLVAEENIFVVLEEEQRPLIEENLRSTDSLGKIKIMTEPVGRNTAPAILLGTREIASEDENAVIMVFPSDHVVGDDENFRDHVRRAVSLAEDDYIVCFGITPSVPETGYGYIEGGEPLRDGGLRIKRFVEKPSAEVASEYLLSGNFFWNSGMFVFRARTMIGEYAAFCPDVYEPIHKASRGKISRDVYDGLPSVPVDRAVMEKTLRGAVIPSSFPWSDVGSWRLFYEFLPKDSEGNVLEGDVILKGTEDSIVKSGSRLVCVSGLRNVAVIETKDAVFISDLDRSNEAGEFAKELRKRGRDEADRPKVVHYPWGSREEIEKGKLSKVTKTTVFPGKSVRTENTSSQNLQLLVLEGEALIIDDEGSDELCPGQTVFLEDEANCAVENKTGDILIILEVFSVVG, from the coding sequence ATGCCTAAAGAAAATCTTTACTGCCTTATTCTTGCCGGGGGACGGGGAACCAGGCTCTGGCCTCTCTCAAGGCGGTCTTTGCCCAAGCAGTTCCTGACCGTAGACGGGGATGAATCACTTCTGCTTGCGACGCTTAAACGTGCCGCCCGTCTTGTCGCTGAAGAAAACATATTTGTTGTGCTTGAGGAAGAACAGCGCCCGCTGATTGAAGAGAACCTTCGTTCCACGGATTCTCTGGGAAAGATAAAAATTATGACCGAGCCTGTGGGCAGAAACACTGCTCCGGCGATTTTGCTCGGGACTCGAGAGATTGCCTCAGAAGATGAGAACGCGGTAATAATGGTTTTCCCCTCGGACCATGTGGTCGGGGACGATGAGAATTTCCGTGATCACGTGCGAAGGGCGGTTTCGCTTGCCGAAGACGACTACATAGTGTGTTTTGGAATCACCCCCTCTGTCCCCGAGACCGGATATGGCTACATCGAGGGAGGGGAGCCGCTTCGCGACGGCGGGCTTAGAATAAAAAGGTTCGTAGAGAAGCCCAGTGCCGAAGTTGCGAGTGAATACCTGCTTTCAGGAAATTTCTTCTGGAACAGCGGAATGTTCGTTTTCCGGGCCCGGACCATGATTGGTGAATACGCGGCTTTTTGCCCCGACGTGTATGAGCCGATCCACAAAGCTTCCCGCGGGAAAATCAGCAGGGATGTTTATGACGGGCTTCCTTCCGTTCCCGTTGACCGAGCGGTAATGGAGAAGACCTTGCGCGGAGCCGTAATACCGTCTTCTTTTCCGTGGAGCGACGTAGGGTCATGGCGGCTTTTCTACGAATTTCTCCCGAAAGATTCCGAGGGCAACGTGCTTGAAGGAGACGTAATCCTGAAGGGCACAGAGGATTCCATTGTAAAAAGCGGCTCGAGGCTTGTCTGCGTATCCGGTCTTCGCAACGTTGCCGTGATTGAAACTAAGGACGCCGTTTTTATCTCTGATCTTGACCGCTCGAATGAGGCGGGCGAGTTTGCGAAGGAATTAAGAAAGCGGGGAAGGGATGAGGCGGACCGTCCGAAGGTAGTTCACTATCCTTGGGGCAGTAGAGAAGAAATTGAAAAAGGAAAACTCTCTAAAGTAACGAAAACAACTGTTTTTCCCGGCAAATCGGTAAGGACGGAGAACACCTCTTCTCAAAACCTACAACTGCTGGTTCTCGAGGGAGAAGCCCTGATAATCGACGATGAAGGTAGCGATGAACTCTGCCCGGGGCAGACGGTTTTTCTTGAAGACGAGGCAAACTGCGCTGTCGAAAACAAAACAGGGGATATTCTGATCATTCTTGAGGTCTTTTCCGTTGTGGGTTGA
- a CDS encoding zinc ABC transporter substrate-binding protein, translating into MNTLRFAVITAFFTVLAFSHIPAFAASDQEKLKVFTCEPEWAALAQEVGGDKVEAFSATSAMQNPHYIRARPSLISKVRKADLLLCSGASLEIGWLPILLKKTSSDLQPGSVGYIMASQLVTMLEVPVVVDRSMGDIHPEGNPHVHLNPYNLIIVGETLAERLSEIDPENASFYKYNYRDFSSRFSAAISRWESEAAALKGKPVVFHHKSFTYLIDWLEMKQVGTLEPKPGIPPTTSHLKNLLLQLRKSPADVIIRTPYDPDGASKWLSEKTGTRAIVLPYTIGGNEQSGDLFALFENTIALLKETHDVKR; encoded by the coding sequence ATGAATACATTACGTTTCGCGGTCATAACCGCGTTTTTTACTGTCTTGGCGTTTTCTCACATCCCGGCTTTCGCCGCTTCTGACCAGGAGAAATTAAAAGTATTTACCTGCGAACCGGAATGGGCGGCTCTGGCCCAGGAAGTAGGCGGTGACAAGGTGGAAGCATTTTCGGCTACCTCGGCCATGCAGAATCCGCACTACATACGGGCGCGCCCAAGCCTGATATCAAAAGTGCGCAAAGCCGATCTGCTGCTCTGCTCGGGCGCAAGCCTTGAGATAGGCTGGCTTCCGATTCTGCTTAAGAAAACAAGCTCCGACCTCCAGCCCGGTTCTGTCGGCTACATCATGGCGTCACAGCTCGTTACAATGCTTGAGGTCCCGGTCGTGGTCGACCGCAGTATGGGAGACATACATCCGGAAGGCAATCCCCACGTGCACCTGAATCCTTACAACCTGATCATAGTGGGTGAGACTCTCGCTGAGCGGCTTTCGGAGATAGACCCTGAAAACGCCTCTTTCTATAAGTATAATTACCGGGATTTTTCGTCGCGTTTCAGTGCTGCGATTTCCCGATGGGAATCCGAGGCTGCCGCGCTTAAAGGAAAACCGGTCGTGTTTCATCACAAATCGTTTACTTATCTGATTGACTGGCTAGAAATGAAACAAGTTGGAACACTTGAACCGAAACCCGGCATTCCGCCGACAACTTCTCACCTGAAGAATCTGCTGCTGCAACTAAGGAAAAGCCCGGCGGACGTGATTATCCGTACTCCTTACGATCCGGATGGCGCGAGTAAGTGGCTGTCGGAGAAAACCGGGACAAGGGCAATCGTGCTTCCTTACACCATTGGCGGCAATGAGCAGAGCGGCGATCTGTTCGCGCTGTTTGAAAATACTATAGCTTTGCTGAAAGAAACACATGATGTTAAGCGGTGA
- a CDS encoding metal ABC transporter permease: MMLSGELLEIIGPAMAAGLMIALTHAPLGIEVLRRGIIFIDLAVAQIAGLGLVVGNMFIHDPSIWLIQLIALGCAVVAGLFFRKVETAMPERQEAIIGCTFVLAASLALLLLADHPHGGEEVKHLLSGQMLFVTWTDVAKHAPIYALILLAWFSKPEVRNNIGFYLIFALAITSSVQLVGVYVVFASLILPALAAVKVKRPYLIAWLCGVAAVLSGIALAIAFDMPAGPIIILSYTATALIIRGVRIASWDQKT; the protein is encoded by the coding sequence ATGATGTTAAGCGGTGAACTTCTGGAAATCATCGGGCCGGCAATGGCTGCCGGCCTCATGATTGCGCTCACCCACGCTCCCCTGGGCATTGAAGTGCTCCGCCGCGGGATCATCTTTATTGATCTTGCCGTGGCGCAGATTGCGGGTCTCGGGCTTGTGGTCGGCAATATGTTTATCCATGATCCTTCTATTTGGCTGATCCAGCTGATAGCGCTTGGCTGCGCGGTCGTAGCAGGGCTGTTTTTCCGCAAGGTGGAAACTGCCATGCCAGAGCGACAGGAGGCGATCATAGGGTGCACTTTCGTACTTGCCGCATCGCTGGCGCTGCTGCTGCTGGCCGATCATCCCCACGGCGGAGAGGAGGTAAAGCATCTGCTTTCAGGACAGATGCTGTTTGTGACATGGACAGATGTAGCGAAACACGCGCCCATTTACGCGTTGATACTGCTGGCTTGGTTTTCCAAGCCAGAGGTGCGAAACAATATAGGATTTTATCTGATCTTCGCTCTCGCCATCACTTCATCGGTTCAACTGGTCGGCGTTTACGTAGTCTTCGCAAGCCTTATACTCCCGGCTTTGGCCGCGGTAAAAGTCAAACGGCCATACCTTATTGCATGGCTCTGCGGAGTGGCGGCGGTTCTCTCCGGTATTGCCTTGGCCATAGCGTTTGATATGCCCGCCGGACCGATCATCATCCTGTCATATACCGCAACGGCCCTGATTATACGAGGAGTCAGGATAGCAAGCTGGGACCAGAAAACTTAA
- the mtaB gene encoding tRNA (N(6)-L-threonylcarbamoyladenosine(37)-C(2))-methylthiotransferase MtaB, which yields MKRISVVTLGCKVNQYDTAALLNHLPSYEFAKNERFDEPADVYVIDTCTVTHKADSEARNYIYRAKRSNPRGVVIVTGCYAQVSPEQLSAMEEVDYVIGNSHKFSSLLGVIRRGEVQSEPKVLISDIFKEKKRKFDTPDIRFFPDRTRAFLKVQDGCNYACTFCVIPRARGRSRSLEAEEVISRLRTLSIAGYREVVLTGVHLASYGRDIGSDLVGLLGKIEQSGAVRRIRLSSLDPADTTKELISFVSESEIVCPSFHVALQSGDREVLRKMRRRYSPEQFLGCTDTIRSVLPEASIGTDIMVGFPGETEEQFENSRDVAAASELTYFHVFPYSIRKMTPAANMKDQIPPQVKKQRAAELRALGKTKKENFYRTFIGKTLDAIVESKSNCTTENYINVKLIEGGIDTGAEIRVKIENVKNETAYARAV from the coding sequence GTGAAGAGGATCTCCGTCGTAACTCTGGGGTGCAAGGTTAACCAGTACGACACTGCCGCCCTGCTCAACCACCTGCCATCCTACGAGTTCGCAAAGAACGAAAGATTCGACGAACCGGCCGATGTGTACGTAATAGATACCTGCACCGTCACGCACAAGGCGGATTCGGAAGCGAGAAACTACATATACAGGGCGAAACGATCAAATCCCCGCGGCGTGGTGATAGTGACGGGCTGCTACGCGCAGGTCTCCCCCGAGCAGCTCTCGGCCATGGAGGAAGTCGACTACGTAATCGGAAACTCGCACAAGTTCTCATCCCTCCTTGGAGTCATACGCCGGGGAGAGGTCCAGAGCGAGCCGAAGGTCCTCATATCCGATATCTTCAAAGAGAAAAAAAGGAAATTCGACACCCCGGATATAAGGTTCTTTCCCGACAGGACAAGGGCGTTTCTCAAGGTACAGGACGGGTGCAACTACGCCTGCACGTTCTGCGTGATACCGAGGGCGCGCGGGCGGTCCCGCAGCCTTGAGGCTGAGGAAGTAATATCGAGGCTCAGAACTCTCTCTATAGCGGGTTACAGGGAAGTGGTCCTCACCGGCGTTCACCTGGCAAGTTACGGAAGGGACATAGGTTCTGACCTAGTCGGGCTGCTCGGAAAGATTGAGCAATCCGGGGCGGTACGCAGAATAAGACTGAGCTCGCTTGATCCCGCGGATACCACAAAAGAGCTGATCAGTTTCGTCTCGGAATCGGAAATCGTCTGTCCGAGTTTCCACGTAGCGCTTCAAAGCGGAGACAGAGAAGTCCTCAGAAAAATGAGAAGAAGGTACAGCCCCGAGCAGTTCCTTGGGTGCACTGACACTATACGTAGCGTTCTGCCGGAGGCCTCGATCGGTACGGACATAATGGTCGGATTTCCAGGTGAAACAGAGGAGCAGTTTGAAAATTCCCGTGACGTTGCGGCCGCTTCGGAACTCACCTATTTTCACGTGTTTCCGTATTCGATAAGGAAAATGACCCCGGCCGCCAACATGAAAGACCAGATTCCCCCGCAGGTGAAAAAGCAAAGAGCGGCGGAGCTTCGCGCGCTTGGAAAAACGAAGAAAGAAAACTTTTACAGGACGTTCATAGGCAAAACCCTTGACGCCATTGTCGAGAGCAAGTCGAACTGCACCACGGAAAACTACATAAACGTGAAGTTGATTGAAGGCGGCATCGATACCGGAGCGGAAATAAGGGTGAAAATAGAGAATGTAAAGAATGAAACTGCCTACGCGAGGGCCGTCTGA
- a CDS encoding permease, translating to MHTVSNTDTDQVSCCHVPSPGDPLRVSRNLKISLALLLFLVAVSFLPPLSALNASLLGYLRLLAIPLAAGFLLGGAVDYFVPEGFIYRYLGKTGKSSLLYALAGGFLMSSCSHGILAIAIQIYRKGASTPAVITFLLASPWANFPVTILLISFFGWKGVLFIVTAGFIAVVTGLVFEALERGGHVEKNDVTGLEEGYEWEKIRNFSLRGSIAGVLRGSLNLSNMVLWWLIAGLMAAVLIDVYVPGEFFMRYLGPDTGGLLLTLAGATVIEVCSEGSSVIAFEIYDKVQAFGNPFVFLMAGVVTDYTEIGLLWTSIGRKTALMLPAVAVPQVLFFGFLYNAIL from the coding sequence ATGCATACGGTCTCTAACACGGATACTGATCAGGTTTCATGCTGCCATGTTCCTTCTCCCGGCGACCCGCTTAGAGTCAGCCGAAACCTGAAAATCTCCCTCGCGCTGCTTCTCTTCCTGGTCGCCGTTTCCTTCCTGCCTCCTCTTTCGGCCCTTAATGCCTCCCTTCTGGGATATCTCCGGCTGCTCGCCATTCCGCTTGCCGCGGGTTTTCTTCTGGGCGGGGCCGTAGACTATTTCGTTCCCGAGGGGTTTATATACAGGTATCTCGGCAAAACGGGCAAGTCATCGCTTCTCTACGCGCTTGCGGGAGGTTTTCTTATGTCTTCCTGTTCCCACGGAATACTCGCCATAGCGATCCAGATCTACAGAAAAGGGGCAAGCACCCCTGCCGTGATAACATTCCTGCTCGCTTCTCCCTGGGCGAATTTCCCCGTAACCATTCTTCTCATAAGCTTTTTCGGGTGGAAGGGTGTTCTGTTCATAGTCACGGCGGGATTTATCGCCGTTGTTACCGGTCTTGTCTTCGAGGCGCTTGAGCGGGGAGGCCACGTGGAGAAAAATGACGTCACGGGTCTTGAAGAAGGGTACGAGTGGGAGAAGATAAGGAATTTTTCCCTGAGGGGAAGCATTGCGGGAGTTCTCAGGGGCAGTCTCAATCTTTCCAACATGGTTCTCTGGTGGCTTATAGCGGGCCTTATGGCGGCGGTCCTGATAGACGTATACGTGCCCGGGGAATTTTTCATGCGCTACTTGGGTCCTGACACGGGCGGCCTTCTGCTCACGCTTGCGGGAGCCACGGTGATTGAGGTTTGCAGCGAGGGAAGTTCGGTTATTGCGTTTGAGATCTATGACAAGGTCCAGGCGTTCGGGAATCCATTTGTTTTCCTGATGGCGGGAGTTGTGACCGACTATACAGAGATCGGTCTTCTCTGGACCAGCATAGGAAGAAAGACGGCGCTTATGCTTCCCGCGGTTGCCGTTCCCCAGGTGCTTTTCTTCGGATTTCTTTACAACGCCATTCTCTAA
- the mnmA gene encoding tRNA 2-thiouridine(34) synthase MnmA: MGKRIVVAMSGGVDSATTAALLKSQGHEVIGMTMQLWDYGESEGGCCSADEVCDARRVAYEIGIPHYVVNYMDSFRELVVSDFVSKYDSGETPIPCVLCNQFMKFDFLLKRALELDADFLATGHYARISRSAETGEYSLERAVDPAKDQSYFLFTLGQRELKRLIFPLGDKTKTEVRKIAESMGLRVATKAESMGVCFITGDGYREFLEPYLKRGKIEGDIVDMEGRPVAKHRGIASFTIGQRRGLGFAKGKPMYVVGIDAERNEVRVGEEKDLYSSSLAAGNLSWVSGPPEGEIKVRSKIRYRHGAVPSKVTVTDDGEATVSFSEPQKAVTPGQAIVFYKDETVVGGGWIKGARVQ; encoded by the coding sequence ATGGGAAAGAGAATCGTAGTAGCCATGAGCGGAGGGGTCGACAGCGCCACAACTGCCGCCCTTCTCAAGTCCCAGGGGCATGAAGTCATAGGAATGACCATGCAGCTTTGGGACTACGGAGAGAGCGAGGGAGGGTGCTGCTCAGCGGATGAGGTCTGCGACGCGAGAAGGGTTGCGTACGAAATAGGCATACCTCACTACGTGGTAAATTACATGGACTCCTTCAGGGAGCTCGTGGTCTCTGATTTCGTAAGCAAGTACGACTCGGGAGAAACCCCGATACCGTGCGTGCTATGCAACCAGTTCATGAAGTTCGACTTCCTCCTGAAGCGGGCCCTTGAGCTTGACGCGGATTTTCTTGCCACGGGCCACTACGCGAGGATATCCCGAAGCGCCGAAACCGGCGAGTACTCCCTTGAGCGGGCCGTTGATCCCGCCAAGGACCAGTCTTACTTTCTTTTCACCCTAGGCCAGAGGGAACTCAAGAGGCTCATTTTCCCCTTGGGAGACAAGACAAAAACCGAGGTGAGAAAAATTGCCGAAAGTATGGGACTCAGGGTCGCCACAAAGGCCGAGAGTATGGGTGTCTGCTTCATCACGGGAGACGGCTACAGGGAATTCCTTGAGCCCTACCTCAAGAGGGGGAAGATAGAGGGAGACATAGTGGACATGGAGGGACGCCCCGTCGCCAAGCACAGGGGAATCGCCTCTTTTACCATCGGGCAGAGACGCGGACTCGGTTTCGCGAAGGGAAAGCCTATGTACGTTGTCGGTATCGACGCGGAGAGAAACGAGGTAAGGGTCGGAGAGGAAAAGGACCTGTACAGCAGCTCCCTTGCCGCGGGAAATCTCTCCTGGGTAAGCGGGCCTCCCGAAGGAGAGATCAAGGTGCGCTCGAAAATAAGGTACCGCCACGGTGCGGTTCCTTCCAAGGTGACCGTAACGGATGACGGCGAGGCAACGGTCAGCTTCTCAGAACCGCAGAAGGCCGTGACGCCCGGCCAGGCAATCGTTTTCTACAAGGACGAGACCGTGGTGGGCGGGGGCTGGATAAAAGGGGCGCGCGTCCAGTGA
- a CDS encoding DUF4301 family protein, with protein sequence MDIQKQIERFKKGYPFRRLIRPATVGDGIRKLEEDESRVLQQQYEDFLPEISVCKFVPASGAASRMFRDLSMLRETFSSDEAALDPEEKKILEKFLSNAARFPFADLLEQRLGEKIEKIASSGNFRFVFDTLLGPDGLGYGNVPKGLVPFHSYGGERRTAFCEHFREAIGYTNSHGTVSMHFTIPPAFAERFALEEKEAASLLSYEGVSFDVTYSVQGPETDTIAVAMDNTPVTDADGSLLRRPAGHGALLKNLNELSYDCIFVKNIDNVAKEELLPDTVKWKKILGGALFSIQKRVFLYTEALSSSWTSETLEREIISFCREKLFMDLSRELSGLSGAGRREFLFRTLHRPIRVCGVVKNMGEPGGGPFWVEGERERGESLQIIESAEVDPDSPSQWHIWENSTHFNPVDIVCGVKDFRGEKFNLTGFVDPEAGIITEKTLSTKKIKALELPGLWNGSMSGWITVFVEVPSTTFNPVKTVWDLLKEPHQVE encoded by the coding sequence TTGGATATTCAAAAACAGATTGAACGCTTCAAAAAGGGTTACCCCTTCCGCAGGCTCATTCGCCCCGCGACAGTCGGCGACGGCATAAGAAAACTGGAAGAGGATGAGTCCCGGGTGCTTCAGCAGCAATACGAGGACTTCCTTCCTGAAATTAGTGTGTGCAAATTCGTTCCGGCATCGGGGGCGGCCTCGAGAATGTTTCGGGACCTCAGCATGCTTCGGGAAACTTTTTCTTCGGACGAAGCGGCTTTGGATCCCGAAGAGAAAAAGATACTTGAGAAATTCCTCTCAAACGCGGCAAGATTTCCCTTTGCGGACCTTCTTGAGCAAAGGCTCGGGGAAAAAATAGAAAAGATTGCCTCTTCGGGGAATTTCAGATTTGTTTTCGACACCCTTTTGGGACCCGACGGCCTGGGTTACGGAAATGTTCCCAAAGGGCTTGTGCCTTTTCATAGCTACGGCGGGGAGCGGAGGACAGCTTTTTGCGAACATTTCAGAGAAGCCATAGGGTATACAAACTCACACGGTACAGTCTCAATGCATTTTACAATTCCCCCTGCCTTTGCGGAGCGATTCGCTCTGGAGGAGAAGGAGGCGGCTTCTCTTCTGTCCTACGAAGGGGTTTCATTTGACGTAACGTACTCGGTTCAGGGTCCCGAAACGGATACAATCGCGGTCGCAATGGACAACACGCCTGTTACTGACGCCGACGGATCTCTGCTCAGAAGGCCCGCTGGGCACGGAGCGCTGCTGAAGAACCTGAATGAACTTTCCTATGACTGTATTTTCGTAAAGAACATAGATAACGTGGCGAAAGAGGAGCTTCTCCCCGATACAGTTAAGTGGAAAAAGATCCTGGGGGGAGCTCTCTTCTCTATCCAGAAAAGAGTTTTCCTCTACACAGAAGCTCTTTCTTCCTCCTGGACCTCTGAGACACTTGAGCGGGAGATAATTTCCTTTTGCCGGGAAAAACTTTTCATGGACCTTTCCCGGGAACTTTCAGGGTTGTCTGGAGCTGGCAGGAGAGAGTTCTTGTTTCGGACGCTTCACAGGCCCATCAGGGTATGCGGTGTCGTAAAGAACATGGGTGAACCGGGCGGCGGTCCGTTCTGGGTGGAAGGAGAAAGAGAAAGGGGAGAGTCGCTTCAGATAATTGAAAGTGCCGAGGTTGACCCGGACTCCCCTTCCCAGTGGCATATCTGGGAGAACTCAACCCATTTTAATCCTGTGGATATTGTCTGCGGAGTAAAGGATTTTAGGGGAGAGAAATTTAATCTGACTGGCTTTGTCGACCCGGAAGCCGGAATTATTACCGAAAAGACCTTAAGCACAAAAAAGATAAAGGCGCTTGAGCTTCCCGGGCTCTGGAACGGTTCCATGTCCGGGTGGATAACGGTTTTCGTGGAAGTTCCCTCCACAACGTTTAATCCCGTGAAAACCGTATGGGACCTTCTGAAGGAGCCCCATCAGGTAGAGTAA